The following proteins come from a genomic window of Chryseobacterium glaciei:
- the gdhA gene encoding NADP-specific glutamate dehydrogenase, producing the protein MEQYNIDQKIQEFIAKIEAKNPNEPEFLQAVKEVAVTVIPFIMTKKEYTGMKLLERMAEAERIIIFRVPWVDDKGEIQVNRGFRIQMNSAIGPYKGGIRFHPTVNLSVLKFLAFEQVFKNSLTTLPMGGGKGGSDFDPQGKSDMEVMRFCQAFMTELCKHIGPETDVPAGDIGVGAREIGYLFGQYKKIKNEFTGVLTGKGLAYGGSLIRPEATGYGVVYFAEQMLKTIGQTFKDKTVSVSGFGNVAWGVIKKISELGGKVVTISGPDGYIYDKDGIDGDKIDYLLELRNSGNNRAEDYAKKYPSAQFFAGKRPWEVKCDVAIPSATQNELDLEDAKLLVENGCLCVTEAANMPSTLDAINYFLDNKVLFSPGKASNAGGVATSGLEMTQNSIRLNWTSEEVDARLKEIMIGIHKACRDYGKEEDGYVNYVKGANIAGFVKVAEAMLAQGVV; encoded by the coding sequence ATGGAACAATATAATATTGACCAGAAAATTCAGGAGTTTATTGCAAAAATAGAGGCAAAAAACCCTAACGAGCCAGAATTTTTACAAGCTGTAAAAGAAGTTGCTGTGACTGTAATTCCGTTTATTATGACCAAAAAGGAATATACGGGAATGAAACTTCTAGAAAGAATGGCGGAAGCTGAAAGAATCATTATTTTCAGAGTTCCATGGGTTGACGATAAAGGAGAAATCCAGGTAAACAGAGGTTTCAGAATTCAGATGAACTCTGCGATCGGGCCATACAAAGGAGGAATCCGTTTCCATCCTACGGTAAACTTGTCAGTTCTTAAATTCTTAGCTTTCGAACAAGTATTCAAAAACTCATTAACTACTCTTCCGATGGGAGGTGGTAAAGGAGGTTCAGACTTCGATCCACAAGGAAAATCTGATATGGAAGTTATGCGTTTCTGCCAAGCTTTCATGACAGAATTATGTAAGCATATCGGTCCTGAAACGGACGTTCCTGCAGGAGATATCGGAGTTGGAGCAAGAGAGATCGGATATTTATTCGGACAGTACAAGAAAATCAAAAACGAATTTACAGGAGTATTGACTGGTAAAGGTCTTGCTTACGGAGGTTCATTGATCCGTCCTGAAGCTACAGGTTACGGTGTTGTTTACTTCGCTGAGCAGATGCTTAAAACGATCGGCCAAACTTTCAAAGATAAAACGGTAAGTGTTTCAGGTTTCGGAAACGTAGCTTGGGGAGTTATCAAAAAAATATCTGAACTAGGAGGAAAAGTAGTAACTATTTCCGGACCAGATGGATATATTTATGATAAAGACGGAATCGATGGAGATAAAATCGATTATTTATTAGAGCTTAGAAATTCAGGAAACAACAGAGCTGAGGATTATGCTAAAAAATATCCTTCTGCACAGTTCTTCGCTGGAAAACGTCCTTGGGAAGTGAAGTGTGATGTTGCCATCCCTTCTGCAACTCAAAACGAACTAGACTTAGAAGATGCAAAATTATTGGTTGAAAACGGATGTCTTTGTGTAACTGAAGCTGCAAACATGCCTTCTACACTAGACGCTATCAACTATTTCTTAGACAACAAAGTATTATTCTCTCCTGGTAAAGCGTCTAACGCTGGTGGTGTAGCTACTTCAGGATTAGAAATGACTCAAAACTCTATCCGTCTAAACTGGACTTCTGAGGAAGTTGATGCTAGACTGAAAGAAATTATGATCGGAATTCATAAAGCTTGTAGAGACTACGGAAAAGAGGAAGACGGCTATGTAAACTACGTAAAAGGCGCAAATATCGCCGGCTTCGTGAAAGTTGCAGAAGCAATGTTAGCTCAAGGAGTAGTATAA
- a CDS encoding tetratricopeptide repeat protein has protein sequence MNRYIISMIVLLQFIYCKKTEPQKVLNSNNKEISIQNISQKNITDTIHGYFNNDNIIDYIEINTKPSEEKELSIYLGSYQNQFKKIKSITITNDDFSEVENPIENFFVSNGKVGEIIIGSSCCGNFKTTETYNYKYLNNNWFLYKTLVSTVDDDFIPIINLNLNDLSESINGEKSANNKLVYSKEIEDSKSQNLNLFNEKLNLFKKNYLNKTIKNINGIDLDSITELLYFFPLQENNLNNYNDLAFYNMYTKDGSIGSIFLLKEIVNKFPDRIVSYINLGDAYWEFDNQQKAREAYQKYIDLMKIQNKDLNKIPKRVYERSK, from the coding sequence ATGAATAGATATATAATCTCTATGATTGTTCTTTTACAGTTTATCTATTGTAAAAAGACAGAACCTCAAAAAGTTTTAAATTCAAACAATAAAGAAATATCTATCCAGAATATTTCTCAAAAAAATATCACAGATACAATACATGGTTATTTTAACAACGATAATATAATAGATTATATTGAAATAAATACTAAACCGTCTGAGGAAAAAGAGCTTAGTATTTATTTAGGATCTTATCAAAACCAATTTAAAAAAATAAAATCAATCACAATTACTAATGATGATTTTAGCGAAGTTGAAAATCCTATTGAGAATTTTTTTGTCTCAAATGGTAAAGTTGGAGAAATAATAATTGGATCTTCTTGTTGTGGAAATTTTAAAACAACAGAAACATATAATTATAAATATTTAAATAATAATTGGTTTTTATATAAAACATTAGTTTCTACTGTCGACGATGATTTTATACCTATAATAAATCTGAATCTAAATGATTTATCTGAAAGTATTAACGGAGAAAAATCAGCAAATAATAAATTAGTTTATTCTAAAGAAATAGAGGATTCAAAATCTCAAAATCTCAATCTTTTCAATGAAAAACTTAATTTATTTAAAAAAAATTATCTCAATAAAACTATTAAAAACATAAATGGAATTGATCTAGATAGCATAACTGAATTATTATATTTTTTTCCTCTTCAAGAAAACAACTTGAATAATTATAATGATTTAGCTTTTTATAACATGTATACAAAAGATGGTTCCATTGGTTCAATATTTTTGTTAAAAGAAATCGTCAATAAATTTCCAGATCGTATAGTCTCTTATATCAATCTTGGAGATGCTTATTGGGAGTTCGATAATCAACAAAAAGCAAGAGAAGCATATCAAAAATATATAGATTTAATGAAAATTCAAAATAAAGATTTAAACAAGATTCCTAAACGTGTTTATGAAAGATCTAAATAA
- a CDS encoding glycoside hydrolase family 19 protein: MANNLIITGNTNPEIGKEIHYSIFQHAPNFTVENPLFLNSVEKAEWQVLILEHGKWRKTSENTKKGDNISYTFTQNSLWREGIKLVVTKGNDKGELIIKTRKAGQPKILKIDLLDVNYNKVTKPLHYFDILIARAQCTEMEGEKLHFTLWEDDALKSGHNKINEINRINPVPIPATVKRGKAEVKFNMAFYTQASMIANMQLAKGDKSEGKNHEYYVTADYYGKLEASNNVNIKVDSSSLTPVSMEDILKKIEEDKVQKQKDTQKPKVNKRPTPPPPTPKKDTYKTPITPKAKTKASDPKGKIISVEFVDFLGKPYQNMKFGTQVKAKIISKDMKGKTIKLKIWEDDISDQLVYENNYVLGGDESYATINLTNEMRKKGDDFKEGSEQEYFLEIEYAGQSVDSEVINVNDSAPKIKVETGVSTSGVKAKKADQKKEEKKSNGKCSCNNNITKEELKNIAPYAKVTNIDKYFEGFNITFKKFNINTCLQKIHFFAQVIHESGSFRYNVEQGNSEYLAKYGGWHGRGLIQLTTKPNYLAFERAIGEDVTSSSLARDKVTKSPYAVYSAGWFWDKHAILNTHAESNDFIYITYRVNGGFNHIDDRLENVKRGFKILYSNCVNNDGKTTEYKFKSSKTYEDKKASFAWGLWHDPKFSKDGCRKSKHLALEGYKRFVELTDEADSTTNYYSIQKLIHFSDLVYTKTIAGKVKKFVNIRKASLKRIKELENE, encoded by the coding sequence ATGGCAAATAATTTAATTATTACAGGAAATACAAATCCCGAAATAGGAAAAGAAATACATTACAGTATCTTTCAGCATGCACCTAATTTTACAGTAGAAAATCCACTGTTTCTAAACTCAGTTGAAAAAGCAGAATGGCAAGTTCTCATACTGGAACACGGAAAATGGCGTAAAACATCTGAAAACACCAAAAAAGGTGATAATATATCTTATACTTTCACACAAAACAGTCTTTGGAGAGAAGGAATAAAACTTGTCGTAACAAAAGGAAACGACAAAGGAGAATTAATTATTAAAACAAGGAAAGCTGGACAACCCAAAATTCTAAAAATAGACCTTCTGGATGTTAATTATAATAAAGTTACAAAACCCCTGCATTATTTTGATATCTTAATCGCAAGAGCTCAATGTACAGAAATGGAAGGTGAAAAACTTCACTTCACTCTTTGGGAAGACGATGCTCTAAAATCTGGGCATAACAAAATCAATGAGATCAATAGAATAAATCCTGTTCCAATTCCTGCAACTGTAAAAAGAGGTAAGGCTGAAGTAAAATTCAATATGGCTTTTTATACTCAGGCATCAATGATTGCCAATATGCAATTAGCTAAAGGTGATAAAAGTGAAGGTAAGAACCATGAATATTATGTAACAGCAGATTATTACGGAAAACTTGAAGCCAGCAATAATGTAAATATAAAAGTAGATTCTTCTTCTTTGACGCCAGTAAGCATGGAAGATATTCTAAAAAAGATAGAAGAAGATAAAGTACAGAAACAGAAAGATACACAAAAGCCAAAGGTAAATAAACGTCCGACTCCACCACCACCAACTCCAAAAAAGGATACTTATAAAACACCTATAACTCCAAAGGCAAAAACTAAGGCTTCTGATCCAAAAGGGAAAATTATAAGTGTTGAGTTCGTAGACTTTTTGGGAAAACCTTACCAAAACATGAAGTTTGGAACGCAGGTAAAAGCCAAAATCATTTCCAAAGACATGAAAGGAAAAACCATAAAACTGAAAATATGGGAAGATGATATTTCAGATCAATTGGTTTATGAGAATAATTATGTTTTAGGTGGAGATGAAAGTTACGCAACCATTAATCTCACCAATGAAATGCGCAAAAAAGGTGATGATTTTAAAGAAGGTAGTGAACAGGAATATTTTTTAGAGATAGAATATGCAGGACAAAGTGTAGATTCTGAGGTGATTAATGTGAATGATTCTGCGCCTAAGATTAAAGTGGAGACTGGGGTGAGTACTTCGGGTGTGAAAGCTAAAAAAGCAGATCAGAAAAAAGAAGAAAAAAAGTCTAATGGAAAATGTTCGTGTAATAATAATATCACAAAAGAAGAATTAAAAAATATTGCTCCTTATGCAAAAGTAACTAATATTGATAAATATTTTGAGGGCTTTAATATAACCTTTAAAAAATTCAATATTAATACTTGTCTGCAAAAGATACATTTTTTTGCACAAGTAATTCATGAGTCAGGAAGTTTTAGATATAATGTTGAACAAGGAAATTCTGAATATTTAGCGAAATATGGAGGATGGCATGGAAGAGGATTAATACAGCTTACAACAAAACCAAATTATTTGGCATTTGAAAGAGCAATTGGAGAGGATGTAACTTCTTCAAGTTTAGCAAGAGATAAGGTGACAAAATCTCCATATGCAGTATATTCAGCTGGTTGGTTCTGGGATAAGCATGCTATACTCAATACTCATGCGGAAAGTAATGATTTTATTTATATTACTTATAGGGTAAATGGTGGGTTTAATCATATAGATGATAGACTAGAAAATGTAAAAAGAGGTTTTAAAATATTATATTCAAACTGTGTTAATAATGATGGAAAAACGACAGAATATAAATTTAAAAGCAGTAAGACTTATGAAGATAAAAAAGCATCATTTGCATGGGGGCTTTGGCATGATCCAAAATTTAGCAAAGACGGATGTAGAAAAAGTAAACATCTAGCATTAGAAGGATATAAAAGATTCGTAGAACTGACTGATGAAGCAGATTCAACAACTAATTATTATAGTATACAAAAGCTTATACATTTTTCAGATTTAGTATATACAAAAACCATAGCCGGAAAGGTTAAAAAATTTGTAAATATTAGAAAAGCATCGTTAAAAAGAATAAAAGAATTAGAAAATGAATAG
- a CDS encoding YkgJ family cysteine cluster protein yields the protein MNLEFYKKQALLKQKEHKKFLDGLKKKPPKNLDYVVQETHEEVFEKVDCLQCANCCKTTGPLYTEKDIERISKHLRMKPADFEAKFLRVDEDDDKVLQNLPCFFLNGDNTCSIYDVRPKACREYPHTDRKKIYQINDLMMKNTVICPAAFEFVERIMKNLEK from the coding sequence ATGAATTTAGAATTTTACAAGAAACAGGCTTTACTGAAACAGAAAGAGCATAAAAAATTTCTGGACGGATTAAAGAAAAAACCGCCCAAGAACCTTGATTATGTCGTTCAGGAAACCCATGAAGAGGTTTTTGAAAAGGTAGATTGTCTACAATGTGCTAACTGTTGCAAAACTACAGGTCCTTTATATACAGAAAAAGATATCGAGCGAATTTCAAAACATCTGCGTATGAAACCGGCTGATTTCGAGGCTAAATTTCTGCGTGTAGATGAAGATGACGATAAAGTTTTACAAAATCTGCCATGTTTTTTTCTGAATGGTGATAATACGTGTTCAATTTATGATGTTCGACCTAAAGCTTGCAGAGAATATCCGCACACAGATCGTAAAAAGATTTACCAGATTAATGATTTAATGATGAAAAATACCGTAATCTGTCCCGCAGCCTTTGAATTTGTTGAACGAATTATGAAAAATTTGGAAAAATAA